The following proteins are encoded in a genomic region of Gimesia algae:
- a CDS encoding HDOD domain-containing protein, with protein sequence MLVDNCADPIDLADRFVQRLDRLHSAPKVAQQILQLTRDPESRIDDIVRCIEHDPGLAAKILQVVNSSKYGVSRQIISIRHAVSYLGKDAIRMLTISFSMVESLTKRSKGRIFADYWQRALTIASISSHLANHHKCLKNDEAYTAGLLADVGILVFSQVEREQYSLIYESYPHGEQLLKGEQQYFGFDHALLGARLLDHWALPPEMVTAIEQHHGDGQHGCPLGMAIRTGSLLAGSVWNRSSEEYLEAEEIMQTYFDLDEEQIENMIESCKQDITESATFFGVNLEG encoded by the coding sequence ATGTTAGTTGATAATTGTGCAGACCCCATTGATCTGGCAGATCGATTTGTTCAACGTTTAGATCGCTTACACTCGGCCCCGAAAGTTGCACAACAGATTCTGCAACTGACCCGAGATCCGGAAAGCCGCATTGATGATATTGTTCGATGTATCGAGCATGATCCCGGGCTGGCAGCGAAAATTCTGCAGGTCGTGAATTCATCCAAGTACGGCGTCTCCCGACAGATCATCAGTATCAGACACGCGGTCTCCTATCTGGGTAAGGATGCGATTCGCATGCTGACGATCAGCTTTTCCATGGTGGAATCGCTGACCAAACGCAGCAAGGGGCGAATTTTTGCCGATTACTGGCAGAGAGCCCTGACGATTGCTTCCATTTCATCCCATCTGGCAAATCACCATAAGTGCCTGAAAAATGATGAAGCTTACACCGCGGGTCTTCTGGCGGATGTCGGAATTCTGGTGTTTTCACAGGTGGAACGTGAGCAATACAGTCTGATCTATGAAAGTTACCCCCATGGTGAGCAGCTTCTGAAGGGAGAACAGCAGTACTTTGGATTCGATCATGCACTGCTCGGAGCCCGTCTGTTGGATCACTGGGCACTGCCTCCGGAAATGGTGACCGCGATTGAACAGCATCATGGGGACGGACAGCATGGTTGTCCGCTGGGAATGGCGATACGTACGGGGAGCCTGCTGGCAGGTTCTGTGTGGAATCGCAGTTCCGAAGAGTATCTGGAAGCAGAAGAGATTATGCAGACTTACTTCGACCTGGATGAAGAGCAGATTGAAAACATGATTGAATCGTGTAAACAGGATATAACCGAGAGCGCCACATTTTTTGGTGTGAATCTGGAGGGCTGA
- a CDS encoding RAD55 family ATPase, giving the protein MADLRQKTGIPELDELLSGGLLPGKLTVVLGATGIGKTQLGLQFAEAGLQQEGQTGVLFDMATRGDSQSHSDYAERLFQWKLREQLVDAPFDLDRIWDAETRTDYQHLFRQSGRRVTRRDMELDEWKEWKLEFVKKLDAAIAFFYSNFVHGVRRTVIDGIEPTDRPSDSFQFHAFEYVYHQILRKEYDWVARDLFRAQFRSHQAEVEQHRYDFQQIGCLLLLTTHEVMLDDLIQRPIESGDVLSNANTIILMGKIKEGNRMSRALHVAKHRGSAVDESLVPYEIQESGLKLLA; this is encoded by the coding sequence ATGGCTGACTTGCGACAAAAAACGGGAATTCCTGAACTCGACGAACTGCTCTCGGGCGGGTTGCTGCCAGGCAAACTGACCGTGGTGCTGGGCGCAACCGGGATCGGCAAAACACAGCTTGGTCTGCAGTTCGCAGAGGCTGGCTTGCAGCAGGAAGGGCAGACCGGGGTGCTGTTTGATATGGCCACCCGCGGAGATTCCCAAAGTCACAGTGATTACGCCGAGCGACTTTTCCAATGGAAGCTGCGTGAACAACTGGTTGATGCGCCTTTTGACCTGGACCGGATCTGGGATGCTGAGACGCGAACCGACTACCAGCATCTGTTTCGCCAGAGTGGTCGTCGGGTGACGCGCCGTGATATGGAACTGGATGAATGGAAAGAGTGGAAACTGGAATTCGTCAAGAAACTGGACGCCGCGATTGCCTTTTTTTATTCCAACTTCGTGCATGGCGTCCGACGGACGGTGATCGATGGTATCGAACCGACGGACCGCCCCAGTGATTCGTTCCAGTTTCATGCGTTTGAATACGTCTACCACCAGATCCTCCGTAAAGAATATGACTGGGTCGCCCGTGATCTGTTCCGGGCACAGTTCCGCAGTCATCAGGCCGAGGTAGAACAGCATCGTTATGATTTTCAGCAGATCGGATGTCTGCTGCTGCTGACGACGCATGAAGTGATGCTGGATGATCTCATACAACGTCCAATCGAGAGCGGGGATGTCCTTTCCAATGCGAATACCATCATTCTGATGGGTAAAATCAAGGAAGGAAACCGGATGAGCCGGGCACTGCATGTTGCCAAACATCGTGGCAGTGCCGTCGATGAATCACTGGTTCCCTATGAAATCCAGGAATCAGGACTCAAACTGTTGGCGTAA
- a CDS encoding D-TA family PLP-dependent enzyme has product MDACYQIDDTSQIISPGMIIFKDLLEDNLRKMIELVGDPSRLRPHCKTHKMREIIQLELSLGILKHKAATFAEAEMLADTGVKDICLAYNLVGPNIARAVEFRKRWPDVSLQVTADHPAPVDLLGEAMSAAGLEIEVLLDLNTGQNRTGIAPGENAVELYQMIANTPGLIAAGLHAYDGQNHQVDFHEREIAVKEVWNNVSRLRDQLVTEGLPVPRIVAGATGSFPIFASIDDPDIEVCPGTCVLHDVGYGEMFPDLNFTPAAMVLTRVISRPGPERITFDLGYKAIASDPAMENRCRFPDLPDAKPVLQNEEHLVVISERAAEFQPGDELLAIPRHVCPTSALHKSVTVVSVGKVVDHWNVAARDRYITV; this is encoded by the coding sequence ATGGATGCATGCTATCAGATAGACGATACAAGTCAGATCATTTCACCGGGAATGATTATCTTCAAGGATCTGCTTGAGGACAACTTACGAAAAATGATTGAGCTGGTCGGAGATCCTTCCCGACTGCGCCCGCATTGTAAAACTCATAAGATGCGTGAGATCATCCAACTGGAACTTTCACTGGGAATCCTGAAGCATAAGGCGGCGACATTTGCGGAAGCCGAAATGCTGGCAGATACGGGTGTCAAAGATATCTGTCTGGCTTATAACCTGGTCGGCCCCAACATCGCCCGCGCGGTGGAGTTTCGTAAACGCTGGCCCGATGTGTCGCTGCAGGTGACCGCCGATCATCCCGCCCCGGTTGACTTACTGGGCGAAGCGATGTCCGCCGCAGGACTCGAAATCGAAGTCCTGCTCGATCTGAATACCGGCCAGAATCGAACCGGTATTGCACCTGGGGAGAATGCAGTCGAACTGTACCAGATGATCGCGAATACGCCCGGTTTAATCGCGGCGGGTCTGCACGCCTATGATGGGCAGAATCATCAGGTTGATTTTCATGAACGGGAAATCGCGGTTAAAGAAGTCTGGAACAACGTAAGTCGTCTGCGGGATCAACTGGTCACCGAAGGACTCCCGGTCCCGCGGATTGTGGCAGGTGCGACCGGTTCGTTCCCCATCTTTGCCAGCATTGACGATCCGGATATCGAAGTCTGCCCGGGAACCTGTGTGCTGCATGATGTCGGGTATGGGGAAATGTTTCCCGACCTGAATTTTACTCCGGCAGCGATGGTGTTAACGCGTGTCATCAGCCGCCCCGGTCCGGAACGCATTACCTTTGATCTGGGTTATAAAGCCATTGCTTCTGACCCTGCGATGGAAAATCGCTGCCGGTTCCCCGATCTACCCGATGCGAAACCGGTACTGCAGAATGAAGAACATCTGGTCGTCATCAGTGAACGGGCTGCCGAATTTCAGCCCGGTGATGAACTACTGGCGATTCCCCGGCACGTCTGCCCGACGTCAGCTCTGCATAAATCAGTGACGGTCGTCAGTGTCGGAAAAGTGGTTGACCACTGGAATGTGGCTGCCCGTGACCGCTATATTACCGTCTGA
- a CDS encoding amidohydrolase family protein has translation MEYIDAHSHVWTPDVKKYPLAPGYQVSDMVPPSFTAEELQAQMMPVGVNRVVLIQMSFYGFDNSYMLDSMAKYPGMFSGVAVIDQNGKNPTPEMLALKKKGVRGFRIRPLSKKVDEWLDGECMEEMWKTGAKEGMAMCCLMDAVGLPALDKMCQKHRDTTVVIDHLARIGVSGEIDPKEVDMLCKMAKHPNVYVKVSAFYALGKKKMPYHDLLPLIQKVYQAFGANRLMWATDCPYQVQGDHSYQASIGLVKNGLPFLSAMDKEWILEKTAEKVFFQGI, from the coding sequence ATGGAATATATCGACGCACACTCGCATGTCTGGACTCCGGATGTCAAAAAATATCCCCTGGCACCGGGGTATCAGGTTTCTGATATGGTACCGCCCAGCTTTACGGCTGAAGAACTGCAGGCACAAATGATGCCGGTCGGCGTGAATCGGGTGGTGCTGATTCAGATGTCCTTTTATGGCTTTGACAACAGCTATATGCTGGACAGCATGGCGAAATATCCGGGTATGTTTTCAGGTGTCGCGGTGATCGATCAGAACGGAAAGAACCCGACTCCTGAAATGCTGGCTCTGAAAAAGAAAGGCGTGCGGGGCTTTCGCATTCGTCCTCTGTCGAAAAAAGTCGATGAATGGCTGGACGGGGAATGCATGGAAGAGATGTGGAAGACCGGCGCCAAAGAAGGCATGGCCATGTGCTGCCTGATGGATGCCGTCGGCCTGCCTGCCTTGGATAAGATGTGCCAGAAACATCGCGATACGACGGTCGTTATTGACCACCTGGCCCGCATTGGTGTTTCCGGGGAAATCGATCCGAAAGAAGTTGACATGCTCTGCAAGATGGCCAAGCATCCCAACGTGTATGTCAAAGTCTCCGCCTTCTATGCACTGGGCAAAAAAAAGATGCCTTACCACGATCTGCTGCCACTGATCCAGAAAGTGTATCAGGCCTTTGGAGCGAATCGTCTGATGTGGGCCACCGACTGTCCTTACCAGGTGCAAGGCGATCATTCGTATCAGGCATCCATTGGTTTAGTCAAGAATGGTCTGCCCTTTCTGTCTGCGATGGACAAAGAATGGATTCTGGAAAAGACGGCGGAAAAGGTCTTTTTTCAGGGTATTTAA
- a CDS encoding sodium:solute symporter family transporter, translated as MNFLSTTNLSLPTLFAESSTNAALVSFLIYTAAVFVIAALSNRLLKSKSFLSEYFLGSRGLGVWAFALTFAATSSSGGSFTGFPSKIYSHGWILALWIGSYMVVPICTMGLIGKRLNQVARRSGSITVPDVVRDRFHSPILGLMAVSLIVFFMSFNLVAQFKAGSLILQTLLDGVTIFESTAAGLSQAVAGIPYISESESPEYLLCLLVFGVAVILYTTYGGFHAVVWTDVMQGIVMVIGVIIMLPLAISQAGGLENTTKLMAKMTPPRISDPDKGGITLTLAEPAPETMRIEAGTWITDTPIDDNKTPLLFRVTVENEIVKGETTVNEVKVLQLTTLDDIERILGRRESEKFLDGVSVSNIDLKSYAYGEEGSQQGTYVVGPGPSPGSDSGFLPLSLAISFFFMWAISGTGQPANMVRLMAFRDTKTLQRSICTVAIYYTLIYFPLVVIFCCARVLLPGMEGDSDRIMPAMAVYLTEHIGMGWLAGLLVAAPFAAVMSTVDSFLLLISSAWVRDVYQRNINPEASEKTIKMLSYLATFVVGTAAMVVAINPPQFLQDIIVYVGSGLAASFLATIVYGLYWRRVNAAGAMGAMLGGFSVHLAMYITGYFVNGSFFKPYQLFDFDPIIIGLFVSFVSGFIVTKMTAPPPEELVHKFFYINKADS; from the coding sequence TTGAACTTTCTATCAACAACAAATCTGAGTCTGCCGACATTGTTTGCCGAGTCCAGCACGAATGCGGCACTCGTCTCCTTTTTAATCTACACGGCAGCGGTTTTCGTCATTGCCGCGTTGTCCAATCGACTGCTCAAAAGCAAAAGCTTTCTCAGTGAATACTTTCTGGGAAGTCGTGGTCTGGGGGTCTGGGCGTTTGCGTTGACGTTTGCCGCGACCAGTAGTTCCGGCGGCAGTTTTACCGGTTTTCCTTCCAAGATTTATTCGCATGGCTGGATTCTGGCACTCTGGATCGGCAGCTACATGGTGGTTCCCATCTGTACGATGGGCCTGATTGGAAAACGTCTGAACCAGGTGGCACGCCGCTCCGGCTCGATCACGGTTCCCGATGTGGTTCGCGACCGCTTTCACAGCCCGATATTAGGTCTGATGGCGGTCTCACTGATCGTGTTTTTCATGTCATTTAACCTGGTGGCCCAGTTCAAAGCGGGCAGCCTGATCCTGCAAACACTATTGGATGGCGTTACGATCTTTGAAAGTACTGCAGCCGGACTGTCCCAGGCAGTCGCCGGTATCCCCTATATTTCAGAATCGGAAAGCCCAGAATACCTGCTGTGTCTGCTGGTCTTTGGTGTTGCCGTCATTCTCTATACTACCTACGGCGGTTTTCATGCGGTTGTCTGGACCGATGTGATGCAGGGCATTGTGATGGTCATTGGTGTGATCATCATGCTGCCTTTAGCCATCTCACAGGCGGGGGGGCTGGAAAATACCACGAAACTGATGGCAAAAATGACGCCGCCCCGGATCTCGGATCCGGACAAGGGGGGGATTACATTAACGCTCGCAGAACCCGCGCCGGAAACGATGCGGATTGAAGCGGGAACCTGGATTACCGATACCCCGATCGACGATAATAAAACGCCTTTGTTATTCCGTGTCACTGTGGAGAACGAAATAGTCAAGGGGGAGACTACCGTCAATGAAGTCAAAGTGCTGCAGTTGACCACACTGGATGATATCGAGCGAATCTTAGGCCGCCGAGAGAGTGAAAAATTTCTCGATGGCGTCAGTGTTTCCAATATCGATCTCAAATCGTATGCGTACGGAGAAGAAGGCAGCCAGCAGGGCACCTATGTGGTCGGCCCCGGACCCAGTCCCGGCAGCGACAGTGGATTCCTCCCCTTGAGCCTGGCGATTTCGTTCTTCTTCATGTGGGCGATTTCCGGGACCGGTCAGCCGGCCAATATGGTACGTCTGATGGCGTTTCGCGATACAAAAACCCTGCAGCGTTCTATCTGTACGGTGGCCATTTATTACACTTTGATCTATTTCCCTTTGGTCGTGATCTTCTGCTGTGCCCGCGTATTGCTGCCGGGGATGGAAGGTGATTCTGACCGGATCATGCCGGCCATGGCCGTTTATCTGACCGAACATATCGGCATGGGCTGGCTGGCAGGTCTGCTGGTGGCGGCTCCTTTTGCCGCGGTGATGTCGACCGTCGACAGCTTCCTGCTGCTGATTTCTTCGGCCTGGGTGCGTGACGTGTATCAGCGGAATATCAATCCCGAAGCCAGTGAGAAAACCATCAAGATGTTAAGTTACCTGGCGACCTTTGTTGTCGGTACCGCTGCGATGGTGGTCGCCATCAATCCTCCCCAGTTCCTGCAGGATATTATCGTGTATGTCGGCAGTGGTCTGGCTGCCAGTTTTCTGGCGACGATTGTCTATGGTCTGTACTGGCGACGCGTCAATGCGGCCGGCGCCATGGGGGCCATGCTCGGTGGCTTTTCCGTGCATCTGGCGATGTATATCACCGGCTATTTTGTGAATGGCAGCTTTTTCAAGCCTTACCAGTTATTCGATTTTGATCCGATCATTATCGGCTTGTTTGTCTCGTTTGTCTCCGGATTTATTGTTACAAAAATGACGGCACCCCCACCGGAAGAACTCGTGCACAAATTCTTTTACATCAATAAGGCCGATTCCTGA
- a CDS encoding DUF997 family protein, whose translation MSTAPSNDTESMQIDPVFLNSKREAWIILGLWVVALLWSVPYCYLNGFQSGLDPENIETTMGIPSWVFWGIAFPWVVADLFTVWFCLFYMKEDDLGVAHEGEDLAEEIAEMHAAEDEATAGGNES comes from the coding sequence ATGAGTACCGCACCATCGAACGACACAGAGTCAATGCAGATTGACCCTGTCTTTTTAAACTCAAAACGTGAAGCCTGGATTATTCTGGGATTATGGGTGGTCGCATTATTGTGGTCGGTCCCGTACTGTTACCTCAACGGGTTTCAATCGGGTCTTGATCCGGAAAATATTGAAACGACCATGGGTATTCCCAGCTGGGTTTTCTGGGGGATTGCTTTCCCCTGGGTAGTTGCCGACCTGTTTACTGTCTGGTTCTGCCTGTTTTATATGAAAGAAGACGACCTCGGAGTAGCTCACGAAGGTGAAGATCTCGCAGAAGAAATTGCAGAGATGCATGCAGCAGAAGATGAAGCAACTGCCGGGGGGAATGAGTCTTGA
- a CDS encoding sigma factor, giving the protein MDRSDIFTTPNRSTFDSKPERDADAAPLQKTAQDEQFMRLYANSYSRIFRFILTLIPCRNDADEVMQETSLVLWRKFDEYQSEGNFTRWACGIARLEVLRLMERKKRFAALFDEQLLNQIASTRARCEELLEIRRDFLAICKRQLPEKDLYLLQLIYESEHGAKTASSIMDQPLSTIYRHLDRIRNTLFHCIERKMNAEDTE; this is encoded by the coding sequence ATGGATCGTTCTGACATATTTACGACACCGAATCGAAGCACATTCGATTCGAAACCAGAAAGAGATGCGGACGCCGCACCGCTTCAGAAGACTGCGCAGGACGAACAGTTCATGCGGCTCTACGCCAACTCGTATTCCCGCATTTTCCGCTTTATTCTCACTTTGATTCCCTGCCGTAACGATGCGGACGAAGTCATGCAGGAGACCAGTCTGGTCCTGTGGCGGAAGTTTGATGAATATCAGTCGGAAGGAAATTTCACCCGCTGGGCCTGTGGCATTGCCCGGCTTGAAGTACTGCGACTGATGGAACGTAAAAAGCGATTCGCTGCCCTGTTTGATGAACAGCTTCTCAATCAAATCGCATCCACCCGCGCCCGCTGTGAAGAACTGCTCGAAATCAGAAGAGATTTTCTCGCGATATGCAAACGTCAGTTGCCGGAAAAAGATCTGTACCTGTTGCAGTTGATCTACGAATCGGAACATGGCGCCAAAACCGCATCCAGTATCATGGATCAGCCTTTGAGCACGATCTATCGACACCTGGATCGCATCCGCAATACGCTGTTTCATTGCATTGAGCGAAAAATGAACGCGGAGGATACAGAATGA